The following coding sequences lie in one Synechococcus sp. PCC 7336 genomic window:
- a CDS encoding class I SAM-dependent methyltransferase — protein sequence MATPLRYLSYRYPWLYQAIAKTTALSVGGHRRFHLLPLDGLAIEKGDRILDLCCGRGEATEILLEYSDRVTGLDASPKAIAYAQTHIPQAQYVEGFAQDLPFESETFEWVHTSVALHEMSAEVLRAILAEAHRVLVPGGTFATIDFHRPRNPVVWPGLAAFLWIFETETAWQLLREDLPHLLREAGFSQVTQKLYAGGSLQVLQAVKSAS from the coding sequence GTGGCTACCCCCCTCCGCTATCTCAGCTATCGCTATCCTTGGCTCTATCAAGCCATTGCCAAAACCACTGCTCTCTCCGTCGGGGGTCACCGACGCTTCCACTTGTTGCCACTGGATGGCTTAGCCATTGAGAAAGGCGATCGCATTTTGGATCTCTGCTGCGGTCGAGGGGAGGCTACCGAAATTTTGTTGGAATACAGCGATCGCGTCACCGGTCTAGATGCCTCTCCGAAGGCGATCGCTTATGCCCAAACCCACATCCCCCAAGCTCAATATGTGGAAGGCTTTGCCCAGGATTTACCGTTCGAGTCGGAAACCTTCGAATGGGTGCATACGAGTGTGGCGCTACACGAAATGTCGGCGGAAGTCTTGCGTGCCATCCTTGCAGAAGCCCATCGCGTACTGGTCCCCGGCGGAACGTTTGCGACGATTGACTTCCATCGTCCCCGCAATCCGGTCGTCTGGCCTGGGTTGGCAGCGTTTTTGTGGATATTTGAGACGGAAACTGCTTGGCAGTTACTGCGGGAGGATTTGCCCCACCTCTTGAGGGAAGCTGGGTTTTCGCAGGTGACGCAGAAACTTTATGCAGGGGGAAGTTTGCAGGTGTTGCAAGCGGTAAAGTCGGCGAGCTGA
- a CDS encoding Ig-like domain-containing protein, protein MTGPRRWILAGRQFLAAIAGAIAVATIISIPWHLQAVPSRASSGGALATEAIAAPGAIHRDRANLLAQAEPVTIGLSNSNPANGQMDIPINSILQFEFDRPLDDEFEELDVTIDPPISLAFNTEDNRLVLEPAEPMTFSTDYLIQIPSQAAIPLTEDIQVEFRTEPQFTYEDDVLPLLDASCVGCHRPAGRARRWALDSYDAVLDYIDKGDPDSELLDPIWTNRHAVIARARRFTQSPIEGTSTQITSGSPEVTYTRQKGYSLERLGQWTPAEAELVTTWIVQDEAAENSAARALRQ, encoded by the coding sequence ATGACTGGACCTCGACGTTGGATTCTCGCCGGACGGCAATTTCTCGCTGCGATCGCCGGAGCGATCGCCGTTGCGACAATTATCTCCATACCGTGGCACCTCCAGGCTGTCCCCTCTCGCGCCAGTAGTGGGGGAGCGCTGGCGACAGAAGCGATCGCGGCCCCAGGTGCAATTCATCGCGATCGCGCCAACCTGCTGGCACAAGCTGAGCCTGTCACAATCGGCTTGTCGAACAGTAATCCTGCTAACGGCCAGATGGATATCCCCATCAACTCGATCTTGCAATTTGAATTCGATCGCCCCTTAGACGATGAATTTGAAGAACTCGATGTCACCATCGATCCCCCCATTTCTTTGGCCTTCAACACCGAGGACAACCGCTTGGTGCTAGAGCCCGCCGAACCCATGACCTTCAGCACCGATTACCTCATCCAAATTCCCTCCCAAGCTGCCATCCCCCTGACCGAAGATATCCAGGTGGAGTTCAGGACCGAACCGCAGTTTACCTACGAAGATGACGTCTTGCCCTTACTGGATGCTAGTTGCGTCGGCTGTCACCGTCCTGCCGGTCGCGCTCGCCGCTGGGCCCTAGATAGTTACGACGCAGTCTTGGACTACATAGACAAGGGCGACCCCGATAGCGAACTGCTCGATCCGATCTGGACCAACCGACATGCTGTCATTGCTCGGGCCAGAAGATTTACCCAAAGTCCCATCGAGGGAACCAGCACTCAAATCACATCCGGCTCCCCAGAGGTTACCTATACGCGGCAGAAAGGCTACTCGCTCGAGCGCCTCGGCCAGTGGACCCCCGCCGAAGCGGAACTGGTAACCACCTGGATTGTGCAGGATGAAGCCGCCGAAAATTCGGCCGCTAGGGCGCTGCGACAATAG
- a CDS encoding DUF2103 domain-containing protein, translating to MPANKPKGRLVLNHSTHVEGLIPVLEELATYAGIQTITPGALAKVRSRPSNLRLRISVPIRGGFKLQARKGTTVQEVFVITNLDRPEFEQAFQTALAKRG from the coding sequence ATGCCCGCCAACAAACCGAAAGGCCGACTGGTTCTCAACCATTCCACCCACGTAGAGGGCCTGATCCCCGTCTTAGAAGAATTAGCTACCTATGCGGGCATTCAAACCATTACGCCTGGCGCATTAGCTAAAGTGCGCAGCCGACCGTCAAACTTGCGACTGAGAATCTCGGTGCCGATTCGCGGTGGCTTCAAGCTGCAAGCTCGCAAAGGCACCACCGTGCAAGAGGTGTTTGTCATTACCAACCTCGATCGCCCCGAGTTCGAGCAAGCGTTTCAGACAGCTCTGGCAAAGCGCGGTTAG
- a CDS encoding RES family NAD+ phosphorylase: MGTRVQPEEPLLPHPHPADDFFLRPLPTIASSGPWYRLYSTIYEPLFFSRKGSGRFDGPEQGYGMLYVGEDEYCAFIETFGRKHGARGVEEAALSRRGLARIESSQPLRLANLLGDGLVKLGADARLASGPYLMSRLWAQAIWEHPTQVDGIRYRSRHDDTRICCGLFDRSADKFTRVGVSNLLLDCPHLLAEILAHYDYGLL, encoded by the coding sequence ATGGGGACCAGAGTGCAGCCTGAAGAGCCACTGTTGCCCCATCCCCATCCAGCCGATGATTTTTTCCTCCGTCCGCTTCCCACAATCGCCTCTTCGGGGCCTTGGTACCGGTTATACTCCACAATCTACGAGCCGCTGTTTTTTAGTCGAAAAGGCAGTGGCAGGTTTGATGGCCCCGAGCAAGGCTATGGAATGTTGTATGTGGGGGAGGATGAGTATTGTGCGTTTATTGAAACGTTTGGGCGCAAACACGGAGCGCGGGGTGTAGAGGAGGCGGCATTATCTCGACGAGGACTGGCCCGGATTGAGTCAAGCCAACCGTTGCGGTTGGCAAACTTGTTAGGAGATGGGCTGGTGAAGCTGGGGGCTGATGCTCGTCTGGCTTCAGGGCCTTATTTGATGTCTAGACTGTGGGCGCAAGCGATTTGGGAACATCCCACACAAGTGGATGGAATTCGCTATCGTTCCCGTCACGATGACACGCGAATTTGTTGTGGGCTCTTCGATCGCTCAGCAGACAAATTTACAAGGGTTGGTGTGAGTAATCTGCTACTAGATTGCCCTCACTTGCTGGCAGAAATCTTAGCTCATTACGATTACGGTCTCCTTTAA
- the cmoB gene encoding tRNA 5-methoxyuridine(34)/uridine 5-oxyacetic acid(34) synthase CmoB, translated as MFDYTPLYDRLAASPAHSWLDTLSQQVEAALQPQRHGHLGRWREAIAQLPCARPSEIDLLDAVRIGVAEDMDAPTQQQLVTALKQLHPWRKGPFHLFGIHIDAEWRSDWKWHRLKPYIQPLTGRTVLDVGCGNGYYALRMLGAGAKVVIGLDPSLLFAMQYAAICHYLPEPNAYVLPLGIEQLAPNLHAFDTAFSMGVLYHRRSPLEHLATLRDALRPGGELALETLVLDSHEDKVLVPEQRYARMRNVWAIPSHRRLVTWLSDCGFEQVRIADVTPTTTQEQRQTEWMTFHSLENFLNPNDASQTIEGYPAPVRAIAIGQAPSRSHRI; from the coding sequence ATGTTTGACTACACCCCACTCTACGACCGACTGGCTGCGTCTCCAGCACATTCCTGGCTGGACACCCTATCCCAGCAAGTTGAAGCTGCCCTCCAGCCGCAGCGCCACGGTCATTTGGGACGGTGGCGAGAGGCGATCGCCCAACTCCCCTGCGCTCGACCGAGTGAAATCGACTTGCTCGATGCCGTCCGCATTGGCGTAGCTGAGGATATGGATGCCCCCACACAACAGCAGCTAGTCACTGCTTTGAAGCAGCTTCATCCCTGGCGCAAGGGGCCCTTTCATCTATTTGGCATTCATATCGATGCAGAATGGCGCTCCGATTGGAAATGGCATCGCCTGAAACCTTATATTCAGCCCCTCACAGGACGGACGGTGTTGGATGTGGGCTGCGGCAATGGCTATTACGCTCTGCGGATGTTGGGGGCTGGAGCAAAGGTAGTCATCGGTTTAGACCCCTCCCTGCTATTCGCAATGCAATATGCTGCCATCTGTCACTATCTGCCCGAACCGAATGCTTACGTACTCCCTTTAGGTATCGAACAGCTCGCACCCAATCTACACGCCTTCGATACAGCTTTCTCAATGGGGGTGCTGTACCACAGGCGATCGCCCCTCGAACATCTCGCCACACTCCGCGATGCTCTCCGACCGGGGGGCGAACTCGCGCTCGAAACCCTCGTGCTCGATTCCCATGAAGACAAAGTCCTCGTCCCCGAACAGCGCTACGCTCGGATGCGCAACGTTTGGGCCATTCCCTCCCACCGCAGGTTGGTAACCTGGCTGTCGGACTGCGGCTTCGAGCAGGTGCGGATTGCGGATGTGACGCCAACAACAACGCAAGAGCAGCGCCAGACGGAGTGGATGACGTTTCATTCGTTAGAGAATTTTCTCAATCCAAACGATGCCAGTCAGACGATTGAAGGATATCCGGCTCCGGTGAGGGCGATCGCGATCGGACAGGCTCCGTCTCGATCGCACCGCATTTAG
- a CDS encoding methyltransferase domain-containing protein encodes MQIFASASVGCATIGLSGHSTENASLEPVGNSIESSNAGWSFAGETSEHFEEHVRRSVPLYALGHELVASISDFFLSQGSHCYDLGCATGTLTALLAQRHSGKQIQFVGIDAEMDMVRRSQQRCRAFANVKIRCEDAIELEFEPADLVVAYYTMQFVKPKHRQELFSRIYKALNWGGGFLLFEKVRGPDARFQDMMSAIYTDFKLSQGFTGNEIVAKNRSLKGILEPFSTAGNLGLLQRAGFEDITTVMKYLCFEGFLAIK; translated from the coding sequence ATGCAGATTTTTGCCTCCGCCAGTGTAGGCTGTGCCACGATCGGATTGTCAGGACACTCAACGGAGAACGCGAGTTTGGAACCAGTGGGCAATTCGATTGAGAGTTCGAATGCGGGTTGGTCGTTTGCGGGCGAGACCAGCGAGCATTTCGAAGAGCACGTCCGGCGATCGGTTCCTTTGTATGCCTTGGGGCACGAGTTGGTGGCGTCGATTTCCGATTTCTTTTTATCGCAGGGATCGCACTGTTACGACCTCGGCTGCGCGACGGGGACATTAACTGCGCTATTAGCTCAACGGCATAGCGGCAAACAGATTCAGTTTGTGGGCATTGATGCCGAGATGGATATGGTGCGGCGATCGCAACAGCGGTGTCGCGCGTTTGCCAATGTAAAGATTCGCTGTGAAGACGCGATCGAGCTGGAGTTCGAACCCGCCGATCTCGTCGTGGCTTACTACACTATGCAGTTTGTCAAACCGAAACACCGGCAGGAGCTATTCAGTCGCATCTATAAAGCGCTAAATTGGGGCGGTGGCTTTCTGCTGTTCGAAAAGGTGCGCGGTCCTGACGCCCGCTTTCAAGACATGATGAGTGCCATTTATACAGACTTCAAATTGTCCCAAGGGTTTACGGGCAACGAGATTGTCGCCAAAAACCGCAGCCTCAAAGGTATTTTGGAGCCCTTTTCCACTGCTGGCAATCTCGGCTTATTGCAGCGGGCTGGCTTTGAAGACATTACTACGGTGATGAAGTACCTCTGTTTTGAAGGGTTTTTAGCCATTAAGTAA
- a CDS encoding rhodanese-related sulfurtransferase, whose translation MSSSLPQPQKKSIVVASAYKFVQLDNCEQMRDRLLQFCQSQGLKGTLLLASEGINGTVAGPQTSVDNLLQFFRDDPRFSDLNPKLSRADEAPFHRMKVKVKAEIVTMGVEAIDPSRQTGVHVDPQDWNALIRDPEVLTIDTRNQYEYAIGTFQNAIPSCSDNFHEFPQFVSENLDPRQHRKIAMFCTGGIRCEKASAYLLERGFEEVYQLNGGILNYLEEQSAENSFWEGECFVFDARVAVTDKLEPGSHIMCYACRRPLSERDCQSEQYQPGVACPYCCDRLSESQRASFVERWRQAQIAESRKQKHVGALMPDRQPLAKPISGDVLKGRAPD comes from the coding sequence ATGAGTTCCTCTCTCCCCCAGCCTCAAAAAAAATCCATTGTGGTGGCATCTGCCTATAAGTTCGTGCAGTTGGACAACTGCGAGCAGATGCGCGATCGCCTCCTGCAGTTTTGTCAGTCCCAAGGGCTGAAGGGGACTCTGCTACTGGCGAGTGAGGGGATTAATGGAACTGTTGCCGGTCCCCAAACTAGTGTCGATAACTTGCTGCAGTTCTTTCGAGACGATCCGAGATTTTCCGATCTCAATCCCAAGCTTTCACGCGCAGACGAGGCTCCCTTTCACCGAATGAAGGTGAAGGTCAAGGCTGAAATCGTGACAATGGGAGTAGAGGCGATCGATCCGTCTCGGCAGACAGGGGTGCATGTCGATCCACAGGATTGGAATGCTTTAATTCGCGATCCAGAAGTGTTGACGATCGATACCCGAAACCAGTACGAATATGCGATCGGCACCTTCCAAAATGCCATCCCCTCCTGCAGCGACAACTTCCACGAATTCCCTCAGTTTGTCAGCGAGAATCTCGACCCTCGCCAGCACCGCAAAATCGCCATGTTTTGCACGGGTGGCATCCGTTGCGAAAAGGCTAGCGCTTATTTACTCGAACGGGGGTTTGAGGAAGTTTATCAACTGAATGGCGGCATTTTGAACTATTTAGAAGAACAATCTGCCGAGAACTCTTTCTGGGAAGGGGAGTGTTTTGTGTTCGATGCTCGCGTGGCCGTGACCGATAAACTCGAACCGGGCAGTCACATCATGTGTTATGCCTGCCGCCGTCCGCTCTCCGAACGGGACTGCCAATCGGAACAATATCAACCGGGTGTTGCTTGTCCCTATTGTTGCGATCGCCTCTCGGAGTCACAACGGGCCAGCTTTGTGGAACGCTGGCGTCAGGCCCAAATCGCCGAGAGTCGCAAGCAGAAACATGTTGGAGCTCTAATGCCAGACCGACAACCGCTGGCTAAACCGATATCGGGGGATGTGTTGAAGGGGCGAGCTCCAGACTGA
- a CDS encoding tetratricopeptide repeat protein, translated as MTASLTKWDREEGLTREAEDDYRALVRGVRRSEGFGLLFVRCAPVVGERTIARLRKDVPEKRLEVLRFEEPIDSLLPIVEGLENLDEIDVLVIAGLEKSFEPYIHPGYGGQGDYYKEDSVPRVLGALNLHRETFRNRFEICFVFLLPLFGLKYFMFRAPDFFDWRSGLFEIPMEQEEIAQNFLRLLLEGVDSNYQALSLDKRSAKIAKIQNLLCEERLTEELQAKLFFEQSLVFGDVEEYEEAIASLDKAIEFNPNFYQAWNNRGLALYKLGRYEQAIISLDKALEINSDLYEAWYNRGLTLHELGRYEESIVAYDKAIAIKPNSHEACFNRGNTLRQLGRNREAISSYDNAIMCKPDYYEALCNRGSTLSQSGQIEEAISSYDKAVSIKPDFHECWCNRGNLLSKIGRYDEAIDSYEKALSINPNSQKALFNKACTLALSNQVDRALGHLEQAIQLDAGNRELAKTDSDFDRMRSHPRFQALVCGTPEQTTVENVAEG; from the coding sequence ATGACGGCAAGTCTGACTAAGTGGGATAGAGAAGAAGGGCTGACGCGAGAGGCGGAAGACGATTATCGAGCGCTAGTGCGGGGTGTGCGGCGTAGTGAGGGGTTTGGGTTGTTGTTCGTTCGATGCGCTCCGGTGGTGGGGGAGCGGACGATCGCGCGGCTCAGGAAAGATGTACCCGAGAAGCGGCTTGAGGTGCTTCGGTTTGAGGAGCCGATTGATAGCTTATTGCCAATTGTGGAGGGATTGGAGAATTTAGATGAGATTGATGTTCTCGTTATTGCAGGGTTAGAGAAGTCGTTTGAGCCTTATATTCATCCGGGGTATGGAGGCCAAGGGGATTATTACAAGGAAGACTCGGTGCCTCGGGTGTTGGGGGCGTTGAATTTGCATCGAGAGACGTTTCGGAATCGGTTCGAGATCTGTTTTGTGTTTTTGCTACCGTTGTTCGGGCTGAAGTATTTCATGTTTCGAGCACCGGATTTTTTTGATTGGCGGTCTGGTTTGTTTGAAATTCCAATGGAACAAGAGGAAATCGCACAGAATTTCTTGCGACTCTTACTTGAGGGAGTTGATTCCAATTATCAGGCTCTCAGTCTGGATAAAAGATCGGCCAAGATTGCCAAAATTCAGAACTTATTATGCGAGGAGCGGCTTACTGAGGAACTTCAAGCAAAACTTTTCTTTGAACAGTCACTTGTTTTTGGAGACGTAGAAGAATACGAAGAAGCCATCGCTTCATTAGACAAAGCTATAGAATTCAATCCAAACTTTTACCAAGCCTGGAACAACCGGGGCCTCGCTTTATATAAACTAGGTAGATATGAGCAAGCTATCATCTCATTAGACAAAGCGCTTGAAATCAATTCGGATCTATATGAAGCCTGGTACAACAGAGGTCTAACCTTGCATGAATTAGGCAGATATGAGGAGTCAATTGTTGCTTACGACAAAGCGATTGCAATCAAGCCAAACTCTCATGAAGCATGCTTCAATAGAGGTAATACGTTGCGTCAGTTGGGTCGCAATCGTGAAGCAATTTCCTCATACGATAATGCTATCATGTGTAAGCCAGACTACTACGAGGCATTATGCAATAGAGGAAGTACTCTAAGTCAATCTGGGCAAATAGAAGAGGCAATCTCCTCCTATGATAAGGCTGTTTCCATCAAGCCAGACTTCCATGAATGTTGGTGCAACCGTGGTAATTTGCTGTCTAAGATAGGTCGATATGATGAAGCTATTGACTCTTATGAAAAGGCTCTTTCAATCAATCCCAACTCCCAGAAAGCTTTATTCAATAAAGCATGTACTTTGGCACTCTCAAATCAAGTAGATAGGGCTCTGGGGCACTTGGAGCAGGCAATTCAGTTAGATGCGGGAAATAGAGAGTTAGCAAAGACAGATTCCGATTTTGATAGAATGCGATCGCACCCCCGCTTCCAAGCTCTCGTCTGTGGAACGCCAGAACAGACAACTGTCGAGAATGTAGCGGAGGGGTAA
- a CDS encoding P-loop NTPase fold protein has translation MALSDLTVEQQQAVLRALYNAFDPREPLPAGSQDYVNCREVRGDEDVFVLGKAVCLSDRKICRLYTGHRGAGKSTELLRLQQYLEERGFRVVYFSAVEDDINPEDAKYIDILLACTRQILEQLQEIANPNPVLEWLRGRWTELKEFVLTDVAFEKLSVTAQISQFAKLTAIIRAEPDRRKQIRQRVSPHTTTLIEALNQFIREAKQKLAEEQKELVAIADSLDRIVPDRQEDGKTNLDEIFIDRSDQLKGLECHSIYTIPLSMVYSQRANILREIYGPLQHLPMVMVRTEQGETYANGLEKMQEVVKRRVKRSLLGLGLELDVATEVFDELETLNGLCLMSGGHARNLLLLMQEAILRTDELPIGERAVRRAIMEVRDVFRRTVQDGQWTLLAEVERRKQLTNRDAYRDLLFNRCILEYRYLDDDDALKCWYDVHPVIRGIQEFQQALEQYDGKSD, from the coding sequence GTGGCCTTGAGCGATTTGACAGTAGAACAGCAGCAGGCAGTATTGAGGGCGCTGTATAACGCTTTCGATCCGCGCGAACCATTGCCTGCCGGGAGTCAAGACTATGTGAACTGTCGGGAGGTGCGCGGCGATGAAGATGTGTTTGTATTGGGAAAGGCAGTTTGTCTGTCCGATCGCAAGATCTGCCGTCTCTATACGGGGCATCGAGGAGCAGGGAAATCAACGGAGTTGTTGCGGTTGCAGCAGTATTTGGAAGAGCGCGGGTTTCGGGTTGTTTATTTTTCTGCGGTGGAAGATGATATCAATCCAGAAGACGCCAAGTATATAGATATTTTATTGGCTTGCACGCGGCAAATCTTGGAGCAGTTGCAGGAGATTGCCAACCCCAACCCAGTGCTGGAATGGTTAAGAGGTCGTTGGACAGAATTAAAAGAATTTGTGCTGACTGACGTTGCTTTTGAGAAGCTATCGGTCACTGCGCAGATCTCTCAGTTTGCCAAGTTGACTGCCATTATTCGAGCTGAGCCGGATAGACGCAAACAAATTCGGCAGAGGGTAAGTCCGCATACAACAACGCTGATTGAAGCTTTGAATCAGTTTATTCGGGAGGCGAAGCAGAAGCTGGCCGAGGAGCAGAAGGAGTTGGTGGCGATCGCAGACAGTTTAGATCGGATTGTTCCAGACCGGCAGGAGGATGGCAAGACGAACCTGGATGAGATTTTTATCGATCGCAGCGACCAACTGAAAGGGCTAGAGTGTCACTCGATCTATACGATTCCGCTGTCGATGGTGTATTCGCAGCGGGCGAACATTTTGCGAGAGATTTATGGACCGTTGCAACATTTGCCGATGGTGATGGTGCGGACGGAGCAGGGGGAGACCTATGCTAATGGGTTGGAGAAGATGCAGGAGGTAGTGAAGAGGCGAGTCAAGCGAAGTTTGCTGGGACTTGGATTGGAGCTGGATGTGGCAACCGAGGTGTTTGACGAGCTAGAGACGCTGAATGGGCTGTGTTTGATGAGTGGGGGACACGCCCGCAATCTTCTGCTGTTAATGCAAGAGGCGATTCTGCGGACGGATGAATTGCCGATTGGCGAGCGGGCAGTGCGTCGAGCGATTATGGAGGTGCGGGATGTGTTTCGGCGGACGGTGCAGGATGGACAATGGACCTTGCTGGCTGAGGTGGAGCGGCGCAAGCAGTTAACAAATCGAGATGCTTATCGAGACTTGTTGTTCAATCGCTGTATTTTGGAATATCGGTATTTGGATGATGACGATGCTCTCAAATGTTGGTATGACGTACATCCGGTGATTCGAGGAATTCAGGAGTTTCAGCAGGCATTGGAACAGTATGACGGCAAGTCTGACTAA
- a CDS encoding DUF3598 family protein, translating to MGTSEQWDYCKLNLGEWRGSFAQLSPTGEIVRESPSLLQLKERNDARQVQLELEVFDALTGTRERHIEFAIAFDNVDPKLAFFETGAFVQGSLQFSPLAEFGAEFGFIAGDRRHRQVQLYKPGAQLPRITTIREYRVGSNASEQPALTIEALLGDWQGEAITHYVGDRPTERYSTQLQVSRDGDRLWQTTRFPTGEMTSSARIQDRTLLFDESANAVQVLLLEDGSSATVPLAIPRVRSFFLEAGWLHAPTQRQRLIRRYGDRGNLESITLVVETKQA from the coding sequence TTGGGGACCAGCGAACAGTGGGATTATTGCAAGTTGAACTTGGGAGAGTGGCGAGGATCGTTTGCTCAACTGTCTCCTACGGGTGAGATTGTGCGAGAGTCTCCCTCTTTATTGCAGTTGAAAGAGCGGAATGACGCCCGACAGGTTCAACTGGAGTTGGAGGTGTTCGATGCCCTGACGGGGACACGAGAGAGACATATCGAGTTTGCGATCGCATTCGATAACGTCGATCCAAAGCTCGCCTTCTTTGAGACGGGAGCTTTTGTGCAAGGATCGCTGCAGTTCAGTCCTCTGGCTGAGTTTGGTGCGGAGTTTGGGTTTATTGCGGGCGATCGCCGCCACCGCCAGGTTCAGCTTTACAAACCAGGGGCACAACTCCCCCGCATCACAACTATTCGGGAATATCGAGTGGGCAGCAATGCCTCCGAGCAACCCGCCCTGACGATTGAGGCACTGTTGGGAGACTGGCAGGGCGAGGCCATTACCCACTATGTCGGCGATCGCCCCACCGAGCGCTACTCCACCCAATTGCAGGTGTCTCGCGATGGCGATCGACTTTGGCAAACCACTCGATTCCCCACTGGCGAAATGACTTCCTCGGCCCGCATTCAGGATCGAACCCTTCTTTTCGACGAGAGCGCCAATGCCGTGCAGGTGTTGTTGCTAGAGGACGGTAGTTCGGCCACAGTCCCCCTCGCCATTCCTAGAGTGCGTTCCTTTTTTCTGGAAGCAGGCTGGTTGCATGCACCCACTCAGCGGCAGCGCTTAATTCGGCGCTACGGCGATCGGGGCAATTTGGAGAGTATTACCCTTGTGGTCGAGACCAAACAGGCTTGA